One Gloeobacter morelensis MG652769 DNA window includes the following coding sequences:
- a CDS encoding NADPH-dependent F420 reductase, translated as MQIGIVGAGSVGSALGKLWAATGHRIMFSYSRDPLKLEAVARAAGPNAATGTPREAVEFGEVVVLAVPWGAAADALARMGSLAGKLLCSTVNALKPDFSGLDIGTTTSAAEWIAGRAVGATVVEALPLNAEILHAPSPLFGEVTPSMFYCGDDTKAKAVVAGLMTEAGMEPVDAGALVRARLVEPAGLLVAQLGYGLGVGPNVALKVLRR; from the coding sequence ATGCAAATCGGGATTGTCGGTGCCGGAAGCGTCGGTAGCGCCCTGGGAAAACTCTGGGCTGCCACTGGGCACCGGATTATGTTTAGCTACTCGCGCGACCCGCTCAAGCTTGAGGCCGTCGCCCGGGCGGCCGGGCCGAACGCCGCCACCGGCACCCCCCGCGAAGCCGTTGAATTTGGCGAGGTGGTGGTGCTTGCGGTTCCCTGGGGTGCAGCGGCAGACGCGCTTGCTCGGATGGGATCGCTTGCGGGTAAGTTGCTGTGCAGCACCGTCAATGCCCTGAAGCCCGATTTCAGCGGCCTGGACATCGGAACGACCACCTCCGCCGCCGAGTGGATCGCCGGGCGGGCTGTCGGGGCTACCGTCGTCGAGGCACTGCCGCTCAACGCCGAGATCCTCCACGCTCCCTCGCCGCTTTTTGGCGAGGTAACGCCCTCGATGTTCTACTGCGGCGACGACACAAAAGCGAAGGCAGTCGTCGCCGGACTCATGACTGAGGCCGGGATGGAACCGGTGGATGCCGGAGCGCTGGTGCGGGCCCGACTGGTGGAGCCGGCCGGGCTACTGGTGGCGCAATTGGGCTACGGGCTGGGGGTGGGGCCGAACGTCGCCTTGAAGGTGCTGCGGCGCTAA
- a CDS encoding pirin family protein, whose amino-acid sequence MITLRASEKRGHAEHGWLDSRHTFSFADYYDPKHMGFRSLRVINEDRVAPGSGFGTHSHRDMEIITYVLEGALEHKDSLGNGSVMRPGDVQRMSAGTGVAHSEFNHSKGEAVHFLQIWILPSERGVAPGYEQRHFDAASKQGRLVPVVAGDGREGALAVHQNMALYAGLLGAGERTEHALAPGRHAWVQVARGAVTLNGKTLSAGDGAAVTGESLIELVGVESSEVLLFDLA is encoded by the coding sequence ATGATCACATTGCGAGCGAGCGAGAAGCGCGGCCATGCCGAGCACGGCTGGCTGGATAGCCGCCATACTTTTTCTTTTGCCGACTACTACGACCCGAAGCACATGGGCTTTCGGTCCCTGCGGGTGATCAACGAGGACCGGGTGGCACCCGGGTCTGGCTTCGGCACCCATTCCCACCGCGACATGGAGATCATCACCTACGTGCTCGAAGGTGCCCTGGAGCACAAAGACAGCCTGGGCAACGGCTCGGTGATGCGCCCTGGCGACGTGCAGCGCATGAGTGCCGGGACCGGGGTAGCCCACAGCGAGTTCAACCACAGCAAGGGCGAAGCGGTCCATTTTCTGCAAATCTGGATCTTGCCTTCCGAGCGGGGAGTGGCCCCCGGTTACGAGCAACGCCACTTCGACGCAGCCAGTAAGCAGGGCCGACTGGTGCCGGTGGTGGCGGGCGACGGCCGCGAAGGGGCACTGGCAGTCCACCAGAACATGGCGCTCTACGCCGGATTGCTAGGCGCAGGTGAGCGCACAGAGCACGCCCTTGCCCCGGGTCGCCACGCCTGGGTGCAGGTGGCCCGCGGTGCAGTCACCCTGAACGGCAAAACCCTGAGCGCGGGCGACGGCGCGGCGGTCACGGGCGAATCGCTCATTGAACTAGTAGGGGTCGAATCGTCCGAAGTCCTGCTGTTCGATCTGGCGTAA
- a CDS encoding HEAT repeat domain-containing protein encodes MFTCSSWRFHLGVLSKKYLQTLCFAPLQRLGISLCSLCGSEIMMNRAIKSKVRFSKLVVLLLLTLPPVLEIGAAAQTTQDERISDLIRDLGLPNIGNENFEKIVRARQELADIGYQAVPQLIESLRSENSGARARASQALGLIKPPIKAAVPALIPLLTDSDDGVVLEAAITLGVIGKLPDNAAEPLIQALKHSDSNVRLNAAYALGMVINPSQPIVDALVLALRDSSSHVRNNAAFALGRFCSKSNSAVPALRKALNDTDAHVRAMAAASIKQITCAKP; translated from the coding sequence ATGTTCACCTGTTCAAGTTGGCGTTTTCATCTCGGAGTTTTGTCAAAAAAGTATCTGCAAACACTTTGCTTTGCGCCGCTTCAAAGACTTGGAATTTCACTGTGCAGTTTGTGTGGATCTGAAATAATGATGAATAGAGCAATCAAGAGCAAAGTGCGGTTCTCGAAGCTTGTTGTCCTCCTGTTGCTTACGCTGCCCCCCGTGCTGGAGATAGGTGCTGCAGCTCAAACAACCCAGGATGAACGTATCAGTGACTTGATTCGGGATTTGGGTCTTCCCAATATCGGCAATGAGAATTTCGAGAAAATCGTGAGAGCCAGGCAGGAACTGGCGGACATTGGCTACCAGGCTGTGCCCCAACTCATCGAAAGCCTGAGGAGCGAAAATTCAGGAGCCCGCGCAAGAGCATCGCAAGCTTTAGGTCTAATCAAGCCTCCGATCAAAGCGGCCGTTCCTGCGCTGATTCCACTATTAACAGATTCTGACGACGGTGTGGTCTTGGAAGCCGCAATTACTCTTGGGGTAATTGGAAAGCTTCCTGATAATGCAGCCGAACCTCTGATACAGGCTCTCAAGCATTCGGATTCAAATGTGAGACTAAACGCCGCGTATGCGTTAGGGATGGTTATCAACCCATCGCAGCCGATTGTAGACGCACTTGTTTTGGCTTTGAGAGATAGCAGTTCTCATGTTCGCAACAATGCTGCTTTTGCCCTAGGCAGATTTTGTTCCAAATCCAACTCTGCTGTTCCTGCACTACGAAAAGCATTAAACGATACTGACGCACATGTTCGAGCTATGGCTGCCGCTTCAATTAAACAAATTACGTGTGCAAAGCCTTGA
- a CDS encoding OmpA family protein — protein sequence MHAAFLLRASAASLVLLLVACGDRSAPTTAARPGEPAVSTQSIGRALVALDPSEVALVPPTGSETAADSAGGSATRSTQIAASETQVVNQILSDFNAQRTASGIVVTLPEDILFDFDKADLRPSAQAALQKLAQVINFYKDAPIAISGHTDSRGADSYNQGLSERRAAAVRSYLANNFKIPTGRLTAQGLGESKPVAPNTKPDGADDPAGRQKNRRVEILIKNRAGQ from the coding sequence ATGCACGCTGCCTTTTTGCTGCGAGCAAGCGCTGCGTCCCTGGTGCTGCTGTTGGTGGCCTGCGGCGACCGTTCCGCTCCAACCACCGCCGCGCGGCCAGGAGAACCGGCCGTCTCCACCCAGTCCATCGGCCGTGCGCTGGTTGCCCTCGACCCGAGCGAAGTGGCCCTCGTTCCTCCGACGGGCTCCGAGACCGCCGCGGACAGTGCCGGCGGTTCCGCCACCCGCAGCACCCAGATCGCAGCCTCCGAAACCCAGGTGGTCAACCAGATCCTCTCCGACTTCAACGCCCAGCGCACCGCCTCGGGGATTGTCGTCACCCTGCCGGAGGATATTCTCTTTGATTTTGACAAAGCCGATTTGCGGCCGAGCGCCCAGGCAGCACTCCAGAAGCTGGCCCAGGTGATCAATTTCTACAAAGATGCCCCGATCGCGATTTCGGGACACACCGACAGCAGGGGGGCCGACAGCTACAATCAGGGCCTGTCCGAGCGGCGGGCCGCAGCGGTGCGCTCGTACCTTGCGAACAATTTCAAGATCCCGACGGGTCGCCTCACAGCCCAGGGCCTGGGCGAGAGCAAGCCCGTTGCCCCCAACACCAAACCCGACGGCGCCGACGACCCGGCCGGCCGCCAGAAAAATCGCCGGGTCGAAATCTTGATCAAAAACCGGGCGGGGCAGTGA
- a CDS encoding S41 family peptidase, whose product MRCCLMTVCLFFGVVAGQLCEPALGVPPASSKPASQQSAAVLDGAARLALVVTAAKALEAGYYSPAMGRRMATHIEENRQRGKYDRLTQGADFARQLTDDLQAVAQDKHVALVFERGGFAGQSAPHNTPALDVLAFENYGIAAAERLDGNVGYLKIDYFLEAERTSPVLAAAMTFLARTDALIIDLRDSGGGDSRAVASVVSYLVEGGPLPVNTFDIRWDSPIVRRKADKICQMATTWTTVVPERYGAAKPVFVLTSTYTFSASEEFAYALQALKRATVVGAVTRGAANPGGLEVLNADFALFVPWGRAVNPITKTNWEGIGVQPHLKVAGKRAFAVAYERALGAVARAADHPQKKEQLAEAIARRASVERKACH is encoded by the coding sequence ATGCGCTGCTGTCTGATGACAGTATGTCTCTTTTTTGGGGTGGTTGCCGGGCAGCTTTGTGAGCCTGCTTTGGGGGTTCCACCGGCTTCCTCTAAACCCGCCTCTCAGCAATCTGCTGCTGTCCTTGACGGCGCTGCGCGCCTGGCGCTGGTCGTAACTGCCGCGAAGGCCCTCGAAGCAGGGTATTATTCACCCGCTATGGGCCGGAGGATGGCAACGCACATCGAAGAAAACCGGCAACGCGGCAAGTACGATCGATTGACGCAGGGAGCGGACTTTGCCAGGCAACTGACCGACGATTTGCAGGCGGTTGCACAAGACAAACACGTCGCCCTCGTATTTGAGCGCGGTGGTTTTGCTGGACAATCCGCTCCACACAACACTCCAGCCCTGGATGTGCTTGCTTTTGAGAACTATGGCATTGCTGCGGCCGAGCGGCTCGACGGCAATGTGGGATACCTCAAAATCGATTATTTTCTTGAAGCTGAACGCACTTCACCGGTGCTGGCGGCCGCGATGACCTTTTTGGCCCGCACCGACGCTTTGATTATCGACCTGCGAGACAGCGGCGGTGGAGATTCGCGGGCGGTGGCGTCGGTGGTGAGCTATCTGGTCGAAGGTGGCCCGCTTCCTGTCAACACCTTCGACATCCGCTGGGATAGCCCGATCGTGCGGCGCAAAGCGGACAAGATCTGCCAGATGGCCACCACCTGGACCACTGTGGTTCCCGAGCGCTACGGCGCAGCCAAACCCGTCTTTGTCCTGACAAGTACGTATACCTTCTCAGCCAGCGAAGAATTCGCCTACGCCCTGCAGGCGCTCAAGCGAGCGACGGTGGTGGGTGCTGTGACCCGCGGCGCAGCCAATCCCGGCGGTCTGGAAGTGCTCAACGCCGACTTCGCGCTTTTCGTTCCCTGGGGGCGGGCCGTCAACCCGATTACCAAGACCAACTGGGAAGGAATAGGAGTCCAGCCGCATCTCAAAGTAGCCGGCAAGCGCGCTTTTGCTGTGGCCTACGAGCGGGCCCTGGGGGCTGTGGCCAGAGCAGCTGACCATCCCCAAAAAAAAGAGCAGCTTGCCGAAGCGATCGCCCGGCGCGCTTCGGTCGAGCGCAAAGCCTGTCACTGA
- a CDS encoding FMN-dependent NADH-azoreductase translates to MTQRLLHIDASPRGERSVSRRLTGEFVAAWKASHPDGEMTYRDLGREPVPHVNEAWIAGAFTPPDQHTPESKTAIEISDRLIDEFVAADCYVLGAPMYNFNVPSTLKAYIDQIVRVGRTFTVDGDGNYQGLVSGKKLLVVTSRGGNYRPGSPAQPYDMQEPFLRLIFGFIGITDVSFIHADSLQFGDEARDQSLAEARAKIAEVAPSW, encoded by the coding sequence ATGACCCAGCGATTGCTGCACATCGACGCAAGCCCGCGTGGCGAGCGTTCCGTCTCGCGCCGCCTCACAGGCGAGTTCGTGGCCGCCTGGAAAGCGAGCCATCCGGACGGCGAGATGACCTACCGCGACCTCGGCCGCGAGCCGGTGCCCCACGTCAACGAAGCCTGGATTGCCGGTGCCTTTACCCCCCCCGACCAGCACACCCCGGAGTCAAAGACGGCTATCGAAATTTCAGATCGGCTGATCGATGAATTTGTGGCCGCCGACTGCTATGTGCTCGGGGCGCCCATGTACAACTTCAACGTGCCTTCTACCCTCAAAGCCTATATTGACCAGATTGTCCGCGTCGGCCGCACGTTTACTGTCGACGGCGACGGCAACTACCAGGGTCTGGTGAGCGGCAAGAAGCTGCTCGTCGTCACCAGCCGCGGAGGCAACTACCGCCCCGGCAGCCCCGCCCAACCCTACGACATGCAAGAACCGTTCTTACGTCTCATCTTCGGGTTTATCGGCATCACCGACGTGAGCTTTATTCACGCCGACTCGCTCCAATTCGGCGATGAGGCCCGCGATCAGTCCCTTGCCGAAGCCAGGGCCAAAATCGCTGAGGTGGCTCCGTCCTGGTAA
- a CDS encoding LysR family transcriptional regulator, translated as MEKNARDIEFRQLRYFVALAEELHFGQAALRLQIAQPSLSRQIQLLERQLGAPLFRRTQRQVQLTPVGQVFLEQAKRTLEQHERALEIARNTVHQSMDVLTIGFEPCAAFHGLPEIVQQFAAHHPDIRLITHQLTAPEQEEAVRRGRIDAGFLHPPVGDPNLAFEKVMEESFLAALPSVHPLAGRRKIALGDLALEVFIFFPREVAPACFDITYRLCSEAGFVPNVQHRTSDLNFCLALVSSGAGVTIAPACARERRIRGVAYRELNKATPRVESGFVRRPGSISPALELLVKLWRSYAGNGR; from the coding sequence GTGGAAAAGAACGCGCGCGACATCGAATTTCGCCAATTGCGCTACTTCGTTGCCCTTGCCGAAGAGTTGCACTTCGGTCAGGCCGCCCTCCGTCTGCAGATCGCCCAACCGTCACTCTCGCGGCAGATTCAGCTGCTTGAGCGACAACTGGGAGCCCCGCTTTTTCGCCGCACCCAGCGGCAGGTGCAGTTGACGCCGGTCGGCCAAGTGTTTCTAGAACAGGCAAAACGGACGCTCGAACAGCACGAGCGAGCCTTGGAAATCGCCCGCAACACCGTCCACCAGTCGATGGACGTGCTCACCATCGGCTTTGAGCCCTGTGCAGCTTTCCACGGCCTACCGGAGATTGTTCAACAATTCGCTGCTCATCACCCGGACATCCGGCTCATTACTCACCAACTCACCGCGCCGGAGCAGGAGGAGGCCGTGCGTCGGGGCCGCATCGACGCGGGCTTTCTGCATCCGCCCGTTGGCGATCCGAATCTGGCCTTTGAGAAGGTGATGGAAGAATCTTTCCTCGCTGCACTCCCCTCGGTTCACCCCCTGGCTGGCCGCCGCAAAATCGCGCTGGGTGACTTGGCTTTAGAAGTATTTATCTTTTTTCCCCGTGAGGTGGCTCCCGCCTGTTTCGATATCACCTATCGCCTCTGCTCTGAAGCGGGATTTGTCCCCAACGTTCAGCACCGAACCAGCGATCTGAATTTCTGTCTTGCGCTGGTTTCCTCCGGTGCAGGGGTAACGATTGCTCCTGCCTGCGCCCGGGAGCGGCGAATTCGCGGTGTAGCCTACCGTGAGTTGAATAAAGCCACCCCGCGCGTCGAATCCGGCTTTGTCAGGCGCCCAGGAAGCATTTCTCCGGCTTTGGAACTCCTGGTGAAGCTGTGGCGAAGCTACGCCGGCAATGGTCGCTGA
- a CDS encoding endonuclease III domain-containing protein gives MIDGDKAMKTEAKVTPEQMRTVMEILAATYRGRGAVELGEPYRVLVSTVISQRTREEQTAAVSRRVLAHYPDVASLAVADEQALLGLLAGSEYREAKAPRLVAMAKILLEKYGGRIPDDIDALLALPGIGRKTANCVLIYAFNREAICVDTHLHKIANRLGWVTTKTPEQTEKALKILMPRDLWAGSNRLFLQHGRAVCLSGAPPLCSRCPVRPWCVYGQEPTARKR, from the coding sequence ATGATCGATGGCGACAAGGCGATGAAAACCGAAGCGAAAGTAACCCCCGAGCAGATGCGCACGGTCATGGAGATCCTGGCGGCCACTTACCGTGGCCGGGGGGCGGTCGAATTGGGTGAGCCCTACCGGGTGCTGGTCTCGACGGTGATCTCCCAGCGCACCCGCGAGGAGCAGACGGCCGCGGTTTCGCGCCGCGTCCTTGCGCATTACCCGGACGTCGCTTCGCTGGCAGTGGCAGACGAGCAAGCCCTGCTCGGACTGCTTGCCGGCAGCGAGTATCGGGAGGCCAAAGCGCCGCGCCTGGTGGCCATGGCCAAGATTCTGCTTGAAAAATACGGCGGCCGGATTCCCGACGACATTGACGCGCTGCTTGCTCTACCCGGGATCGGCCGCAAGACGGCCAACTGCGTACTCATCTATGCTTTCAACCGCGAAGCCATCTGTGTCGATACCCACCTGCACAAAATTGCCAACCGTCTGGGGTGGGTGACAACGAAGACCCCCGAACAGACCGAAAAAGCGCTCAAAATTTTGATGCCGCGCGATCTGTGGGCCGGGAGCAACCGACTGTTTTTGCAGCACGGTAGGGCAGTTTGCCTGAGCGGCGCTCCGCCCCTGTGCAGCCGTTGCCCGGTCCGCCCCTGGTGCGTCTACGGCCAGGAGCCGACGGCTCGCAAACGCTGA
- a CDS encoding sugar O-acetyltransferase translates to MMRSEKQKMLAGELYRASAPELVALRVRARGLVDLYNATAATQGEQRRLLLSELFGSLGQSVEIESPFFCDYGSQIHVGEGFYLNTGCVILDCAAVTIGAHVLIAPGVHIYTATHPTDPAVRRSGLELALPVTIGDNVWIGGGAIVCPGVTIGENTTIGAGSVVVKSIPANVIAAGNPCRVLRPVP, encoded by the coding sequence ATGATGCGAAGCGAAAAACAGAAGATGCTTGCCGGGGAACTCTACCGCGCCAGCGCGCCCGAACTGGTGGCGCTCAGGGTCCGCGCGCGCGGGTTGGTGGACCTCTACAACGCCACTGCTGCCACCCAAGGGGAGCAGCGGCGGCTATTGCTGAGTGAACTGTTCGGTTCGCTCGGCCAATCTGTCGAAATCGAGTCCCCTTTTTTTTGTGACTACGGTAGCCAGATCCATGTGGGAGAAGGTTTTTACCTGAACACCGGCTGTGTGATCCTCGACTGCGCTGCGGTCACCATCGGTGCGCACGTGCTGATCGCCCCGGGGGTGCACATCTACACCGCCACCCACCCAACCGATCCCGCCGTACGCCGTTCGGGCCTTGAGCTGGCCCTGCCGGTCACCATTGGCGACAATGTCTGGATCGGGGGCGGGGCTATCGTCTGTCCGGGGGTGACCATCGGCGAGAACACTACCATCGGCGCGGGCAGCGTCGTGGTCAAAAGCATTCCCGCCAACGTGATTGCCGCCGGCAATCCCTGCCGGGTGCTGCGACCGGTACCCTGA
- the msrA gene encoding peptide-methionine (S)-S-oxide reductase MsrA: MPLRDFAFVRFLARALPIVALSAGTLACSASSATTPDPLTDVALTSTAGKQTAVFAGGCFWGVEAVFEHLKGVEDVVSGYAGGDASTANYEAVGSGRSGHAEAVIITYDPSKITYGQLLKVFFQVAHDPTQLNRQGPDQGPQYRSAIFFTDGEQKRVAQTYIEQLDKARVFPEPIVTQLAPLQKFYPAESYHQDFIKLNPAHPYVVFHDLPKLAQLDRQFPDLLKKP; encoded by the coding sequence ATGCCACTACGCGATTTTGCCTTCGTCCGCTTTCTGGCCCGCGCCCTGCCGATTGTAGCGCTGAGCGCCGGTACGCTTGCCTGCAGCGCTTCTTCCGCCACGACCCCCGATCCGCTCACAGATGTGGCCCTGACCAGCACCGCCGGCAAACAGACTGCGGTGTTTGCCGGGGGATGCTTTTGGGGGGTCGAGGCGGTCTTCGAGCACCTCAAAGGCGTCGAGGATGTGGTCTCCGGCTATGCCGGGGGTGACGCCTCCACCGCCAACTACGAAGCGGTGGGTTCCGGCCGGTCGGGTCACGCCGAAGCGGTGATCATCACCTACGACCCATCCAAAATCACCTATGGCCAATTGTTAAAGGTGTTCTTTCAGGTGGCCCACGACCCGACCCAGCTGAACCGGCAGGGGCCGGATCAAGGCCCCCAGTACCGCTCCGCCATCTTCTTTACCGATGGCGAACAGAAGCGCGTCGCCCAAACTTACATAGAACAGCTCGACAAAGCGCGGGTCTTCCCAGAACCGATCGTCACCCAACTGGCACCCCTGCAAAAGTTCTATCCCGCCGAGTCCTACCACCAGGACTTCATCAAGCTCAACCCTGCCCATCCCTACGTGGTCTTTCACGATCTGCCGAAGCTGGCCCAGCTTGACAGGCAGTTTCCCGACCTTCTGAAAAAACCATAG
- a CDS encoding MarR family winged helix-turn-helix transcriptional regulator: MGTKYRGTREEVRALDAYIKLMRASDAVSGRIHTHLAGAKLTVSQFGVLEALLHLGPLCQSALAEKLLKSGGNMTLVIDNLEKRGLVARVRSVSDRRYITVHLTEAGQALVKQLIKPHVQGVVAAMDALTPDEQEALGALCRKLGTAQKALLVNK; encoded by the coding sequence ATGGGGACAAAGTATCGGGGAACCCGGGAGGAAGTCCGGGCACTGGACGCCTATATCAAGCTCATGCGCGCCAGCGACGCGGTGAGCGGCCGCATCCACACGCACCTTGCCGGTGCGAAGCTTACCGTCAGCCAGTTCGGCGTCCTCGAAGCGCTCTTGCACCTGGGGCCGCTTTGCCAGAGTGCCCTGGCAGAAAAATTGCTCAAAAGCGGCGGCAACATGACCCTGGTGATCGACAACCTCGAAAAGCGGGGTCTAGTCGCAAGGGTCCGTTCCGTCTCCGACCGCCGGTACATTACGGTGCACCTCACCGAGGCCGGGCAGGCATTGGTCAAGCAACTGATCAAACCCCACGTCCAGGGAGTGGTTGCGGCGATGGACGCCCTCACCCCCGACGAACAAGAGGCCCTCGGCGCCCTGTGCCGCAAACTCGGCACGGCCCAGAAGGCGCTGCTAGTCAATAAGTAA
- a CDS encoding aldehyde dehydrogenase family protein, translating to MQICQNTSPGHGPVGEVSAVRPSFAIDRTELYIDGEWRPAGGGKTFAVIDPTTEEAIARIAEGTVEDVELGVNAAYRAFESASWGGLSGHERGKILWRVGDLFLKYGEELAYLQAKEMGRLLRDSMGVDVPHLANMFHYYAGWASKIEGAVKQTTKGLHTYTLREPLGVVAAITPFNFPLILSISKFAPALAAGNTIVHKPASATPLSALKVAQLMAEAGVPPGVFNVVPGPGGTVGHALTTHPLVEKVAITGSTASGIRVVSDSAPTLKHLTMELGGKSANIIFADADLERATQTAYDGMFYNKGEICYAGSRMLVERPVYEEVVERVRSRAEATRPGDPLDPASDMGPIANQGEYTKVLRYMETGKQEGARLVAGGKAYDIGTGKGFFVEPTVFADTTDAMTIVREETFGPILSVMPFDTFDAAIALANGNQYGLAAGVHTRDLKKAHRAAARLKAGTVWVNTYGHFDPAGPFGGYKMSGYGREQGWEALEFYLQTKTVWVDLTD from the coding sequence ATGCAAATTTGCCAGAATACGTCCCCCGGCCACGGGCCGGTGGGGGAAGTTTCCGCTGTCCGCCCGTCCTTCGCCATCGACCGAACCGAGCTTTATATCGACGGTGAATGGCGCCCTGCCGGCGGCGGCAAAACGTTCGCGGTCATCGACCCGACTACTGAGGAAGCAATAGCCCGGATCGCCGAGGGCACGGTGGAGGATGTCGAACTGGGGGTCAACGCCGCCTACCGGGCCTTCGAGTCCGCTTCCTGGGGCGGATTGAGCGGGCACGAGCGCGGCAAGATCCTCTGGCGGGTGGGGGACTTGTTTCTCAAGTACGGCGAAGAACTCGCGTACTTGCAGGCTAAGGAAATGGGACGGCTTTTGCGCGACTCGATGGGTGTGGACGTCCCCCACCTGGCCAATATGTTTCACTACTACGCCGGGTGGGCCAGCAAAATCGAGGGGGCTGTCAAACAAACCACCAAGGGCCTGCACACTTACACGCTGCGCGAACCGCTGGGGGTGGTGGCGGCGATTACTCCCTTCAACTTTCCACTGATCCTGAGCATCAGCAAGTTCGCCCCGGCGCTCGCGGCGGGCAACACCATCGTCCACAAACCCGCCTCCGCCACCCCGCTTTCGGCCCTCAAAGTCGCCCAATTGATGGCAGAAGCGGGGGTGCCGCCGGGGGTATTCAACGTCGTACCCGGTCCGGGCGGCACGGTGGGCCATGCCCTGACCACCCACCCGCTGGTCGAAAAAGTGGCGATCACCGGCTCCACCGCGAGCGGAATCCGGGTGGTCTCGGATTCTGCCCCGACGCTCAAACATCTGACGATGGAACTGGGAGGCAAATCGGCGAATATCATTTTTGCCGACGCCGATCTCGAGCGCGCCACCCAGACCGCCTACGACGGCATGTTTTACAACAAAGGCGAAATTTGCTACGCCGGCAGCCGCATGCTCGTAGAGCGCCCGGTCTACGAGGAAGTGGTGGAACGGGTGCGCTCGCGGGCCGAGGCCACCCGGCCCGGAGATCCCCTCGACCCCGCAAGCGACATGGGCCCGATCGCCAACCAGGGCGAGTACACCAAAGTACTGCGCTATATGGAAACCGGCAAACAGGAGGGGGCGCGCCTGGTGGCGGGCGGCAAGGCTTACGACATCGGCACCGGCAAGGGCTTCTTCGTGGAACCCACCGTCTTTGCCGACACGACCGATGCGATGACCATCGTGCGCGAAGAAACCTTTGGTCCAATCCTCTCGGTGATGCCCTTCGACACTTTTGATGCGGCGATTGCGCTGGCCAACGGCAACCAGTACGGCCTCGCCGCCGGTGTGCACACCCGCGACCTCAAAAAAGCGCACCGCGCCGCCGCACGGCTGAAGGCGGGCACCGTCTGGGTGAACACCTACGGCCATTTTGATCCGGCGGGGCCTTTCGGCGGCTACAAGATGTCGGGCTACGGGCGCGAGCAGGGCTGGGAAGCCCTCGAATTCTATTTGCAGACCAAAACCGTCTGGGTAGATCTCACAGACTGA
- a CDS encoding energy transducer TonB, with protein MDSNTEPFTPFETTSGTTSGWIMVLSVVGSAVLHGGVMLLSLPAPKAPEPPPVQKMVMVQTASPKPPEIKQPDPPKPKPKPPEPVKTKPKSKSVAKQSAPQKAKASRPILSTKAPVQSDTSVSENMLAGSRGTGYGTEKGDDFGSTSPVGVDGGTGGTDAVEAPPPPPPPPAPLINARPKGNVQPDYPEIAQQNNWEGRVIVKAYVNPDGTVAEVQVAKSSGHVELDNAALEAVKRTTFEPARRGEEAVSAWVRVPITFALQ; from the coding sequence ATGGATTCCAATACAGAACCGTTTACGCCGTTTGAGACCACCTCAGGAACTACAAGCGGCTGGATTATGGTGCTGAGTGTTGTCGGATCGGCGGTGCTGCACGGGGGGGTAATGCTCCTGAGCCTGCCGGCGCCCAAGGCTCCCGAGCCGCCGCCTGTCCAGAAAATGGTGATGGTGCAGACAGCATCTCCCAAGCCGCCCGAAATTAAGCAGCCCGATCCCCCCAAGCCGAAGCCCAAGCCGCCCGAGCCGGTGAAAACGAAGCCCAAATCCAAGTCCGTGGCAAAGCAAAGCGCGCCGCAAAAAGCCAAAGCCTCACGCCCGATCCTGAGCACCAAGGCCCCGGTCCAATCCGACACCTCCGTTTCGGAGAACATGCTGGCCGGTTCGCGCGGCACCGGCTACGGCACCGAAAAGGGCGACGATTTCGGCAGCACCTCGCCGGTGGGGGTGGACGGCGGCACCGGCGGTACCGATGCGGTCGAAGCGCCGCCACCCCCGCCGCCGCCCCCGGCGCCGCTGATCAACGCCCGGCCGAAGGGGAACGTCCAGCCTGACTATCCGGAAATTGCCCAGCAAAATAACTGGGAAGGCCGGGTAATCGTCAAAGCCTACGTCAATCCCGACGGCACGGTGGCCGAGGTGCAGGTGGCCAAATCCTCAGGCCACGTGGAACTGGACAACGCGGCATTGGAGGCGGTCAAACGCACCACCTTCGAGCCTGCCCGCCGGGGCGAGGAAGCAGTTTCCGCCTGGGTGCGTGTACCGATCACTTTTGCGTTGCAATAA